A DNA window from Thalassospiraceae bacterium LMO-JJ14 contains the following coding sequences:
- a CDS encoding enoyl-CoA hydratase — MIASPNDTVRLDISGGIATITINRPDSLNAINDDVVTALIDITGALRKAKDVRCVVLTGAGDHFMAGGDVKRFKSKFEEFTDNDDEARAWFTSILSRIHIIVDNMYNLPMPVICAVKGAVAGAGFSLMLGCDLVIAQEGGVFTLAYCHLGTSPDGGSTWHLPRTLGMKRAMEIALLGDRFGPEKALEWGLINRVVAEADFEAEVGKLAGRLAAGPTYAYAKTKRLLLESSDNDMDTQLGFETESFVSCAMSQDFRKGVTAFVDKQKPDFTGE; from the coding sequence ATGATCGCATCACCGAACGATACCGTGCGGCTCGATATCTCGGGCGGCATCGCCACCATCACCATCAATCGCCCCGACAGCCTGAACGCCATCAACGACGATGTGGTGACGGCGCTGATCGACATCACCGGCGCTTTGCGCAAAGCCAAGGATGTCCGCTGTGTGGTCCTGACAGGGGCCGGCGATCACTTCATGGCCGGCGGTGACGTCAAACGCTTCAAAAGCAAGTTCGAGGAATTTACCGACAACGACGACGAAGCCCGCGCCTGGTTTACGTCTATTCTCAGCCGCATCCACATCATCGTCGATAACATGTACAACCTGCCGATGCCGGTCATCTGTGCGGTCAAGGGGGCCGTCGCCGGTGCGGGCTTCAGCCTGATGCTCGGCTGCGATCTGGTGATCGCCCAGGAAGGCGGCGTCTTCACCCTCGCCTACTGTCACCTCGGCACCAGCCCGGACGGCGGCTCGACATGGCATCTGCCACGCACGCTGGGCATGAAGCGGGCCATGGAAATCGCGCTGCTGGGCGACCGCTTCGGCCCTGAGAAGGCACTGGAATGGGGCCTGATCAACCGTGTCGTGGCGGAAGCGGACTTCGAGGCCGAGGTCGGCAAGCTGGCAGGGCGCCTCGCCGCCGGACCGACGTATGCCTATGCGAAAACCAAGCGGCTTTTGCTGGAAAGTTCCGACAACGACATGGATACGCAATTGGGTTTTGAGACCGAAAGCTTCGTGTCGTGCGCCATGAGCCAGGATTTTCGCAAGGGCGTCACCGCCTTCGTCGACAAGCAAAAGCCTGACTTCACCGGCGAATAA
- a CDS encoding amidohydrolase family protein: protein MIIDCHGHFTTLPPQHQKWRDAQLAGDPALDPDGPKVSDDEIREAIEGNQLRLQKERGTDLTIFSPRAGSMGHHLGDERISIAWSRICNDQIRRVCDLFPENFAPVCQLPQSPGVSPTNAVPELKRCVEEMGFIGCNLNPDPSGGMWTDPPLTDPWWFGMYEALCELDVPAMIHVSSSCNPNFHFTGAHYINADTSAFMQILESDLFERFPALKIIIPHGGGAVPYHWGRYRGLAIDMDKPEPAQLMENNLYFDTCVYHQPGINLLTGVVPVDNVLFASEMVGAVRSIDPDTGQYFDDTRRYIEASPMLSDDDREKIFHKNARRVFKRLKVPGE, encoded by the coding sequence ATGATTATCGATTGCCACGGACACTTTACGACTCTGCCGCCGCAACATCAGAAATGGCGGGACGCGCAGCTCGCTGGCGATCCTGCGCTCGACCCCGACGGCCCGAAAGTCAGCGACGATGAAATCCGCGAGGCGATTGAGGGAAATCAGTTGCGCCTGCAAAAGGAACGCGGCACCGATCTCACTATATTTTCGCCCCGCGCCGGCAGCATGGGCCACCACCTGGGTGACGAAAGAATCAGTATCGCGTGGAGCCGAATCTGCAATGATCAAATCCGCCGCGTCTGCGACCTGTTCCCGGAAAACTTCGCGCCGGTCTGCCAACTGCCGCAATCGCCGGGCGTCTCGCCCACGAACGCCGTTCCCGAGTTGAAACGGTGCGTCGAGGAAATGGGCTTCATCGGCTGCAACCTGAATCCGGATCCCAGCGGTGGTATGTGGACCGATCCGCCGCTGACAGACCCATGGTGGTTCGGCATGTACGAAGCGCTCTGCGAGCTTGACGTGCCGGCGATGATCCACGTCAGCAGCTCGTGCAATCCGAACTTCCATTTCACCGGCGCACACTACATCAACGCCGATACGAGCGCGTTTATGCAGATACTGGAATCGGACCTGTTCGAACGCTTTCCGGCGCTGAAGATCATCATCCCCCACGGCGGCGGCGCCGTCCCGTATCACTGGGGCCGCTACCGCGGACTGGCCATCGATATGGACAAACCGGAACCGGCGCAGTTAATGGAAAACAACCTCTATTTCGATACCTGCGTCTACCATCAGCCGGGCATCAACCTGCTGACGGGGGTCGTACCGGTCGACAATGTGCTGTTCGCCTCCGAGATGGTCGGCGCCGTGCGCAGCATCGACCCCGATACCGGCCAGTATTTTGACGACACACGGCGCTACATCGAAGCAAGCCCGATGCTGTCGGACGACGACCGCGAGAAAATTTTCCACAAAAACGCACGCCGCGTCTTTAAGCGGCTCAAAGTCCCCGGCGAATAA
- a CDS encoding SDR family oxidoreductase, which produces MSDKPLNGKTALVTGSARNIGRAIAHRLAHAGANIVVNAVSDTNAAETVAQEIRDIGQKAIVCMADVTDKAAVDAMAARAKDELGGVDILVLNASSRAQVPFLEITQEQWRRVIDISLDGAFHGSQACIPHMLEKGWGRIVTLGGVAWHMGTSSRVHSLVSKSGLAGFTRGLAVEFGEHGITVNCVSPGFIDTERPASAGALPPIKVNAPIARKGTTDEVASMVHYLCLPESAYVTGQIMHVNGGMYMGGS; this is translated from the coding sequence ATGAGCGACAAACCGCTTAACGGCAAAACCGCACTGGTCACGGGATCGGCGCGCAATATCGGCCGCGCCATCGCGCACAGGCTGGCGCACGCCGGCGCAAACATCGTCGTCAACGCTGTCTCCGATACCAACGCCGCCGAAACGGTCGCCCAGGAAATAAGAGACATCGGTCAAAAGGCAATTGTCTGCATGGCTGACGTCACGGACAAAGCCGCCGTGGACGCCATGGCCGCACGCGCCAAGGACGAATTGGGCGGCGTCGATATCCTGGTGCTCAATGCCTCGTCACGTGCGCAGGTCCCGTTTCTGGAGATTACCCAGGAACAGTGGCGGCGCGTGATCGATATCTCTCTCGACGGGGCGTTTCATGGTTCGCAAGCCTGCATCCCGCATATGCTGGAGAAAGGCTGGGGGCGGATCGTGACATTGGGCGGCGTTGCGTGGCACATGGGCACCAGTTCACGGGTTCACAGCCTGGTCTCGAAATCCGGGCTTGCCGGCTTCACCCGCGGCCTCGCCGTCGAGTTCGGCGAGCACGGCATCACCGTCAACTGCGTCTCGCCCGGGTTCATCGACACCGAGCGGCCGGCATCTGCGGGCGCGCTTCCGCCGATCAAAGTCAATGCCCCGATCGCACGCAAGGGCACCACCGACGAGGTCGCGAGCATGGTGCACTACCTGTGCCTGCCGGAGAGCGCGTACGTGACCGGTCAGATCATGCACGTCAACGGCGGTATGTATATGGGCGGCAGTTGA
- a CDS encoding SDR family oxidoreductase gives MGEKPLSGQVAVVTGSAKNIGRETALMLAADGASLVINGKTDEAAAMATVAEIETEGGRAIHHMADIADPAQAEGLISAAVDAFGRLDILVLNAGIRRQHSLIDIPLSEWREVMTMDLEAPFVLAKAAIPHMLENGHGRIVALGGSSAHTAPPGRAHVGAAKMGLLSLTRSIASEFGARGITANMVAPGHIDTVRGTSAGKRSTSGAGRPIERLGTTGEIAAMIRHLCRPEGAYITAQCLHVDGGIYMGGA, from the coding sequence ATGGGGGAGAAGCCGCTTTCCGGTCAGGTCGCCGTCGTCACGGGCTCAGCCAAGAACATCGGCCGCGAGACGGCACTGATGCTGGCCGCCGACGGGGCATCGCTCGTCATCAACGGCAAGACGGACGAAGCGGCGGCAATGGCCACGGTAGCGGAAATCGAGACCGAGGGCGGGCGCGCCATCCATCACATGGCCGACATCGCCGATCCGGCGCAGGCGGAAGGATTGATTTCCGCCGCCGTCGACGCCTTCGGCCGGCTCGATATCCTGGTGCTCAATGCGGGTATCCGCCGTCAGCATTCACTTATCGACATCCCGCTTTCCGAATGGCGCGAGGTCATGACCATGGACCTTGAAGCGCCGTTCGTGCTGGCCAAGGCAGCCATTCCGCACATGCTGGAAAACGGCCACGGGCGGATCGTTGCGCTGGGCGGGAGCAGCGCGCATACCGCACCGCCGGGCCGCGCCCACGTGGGCGCTGCGAAGATGGGGCTGTTGTCGCTGACCCGGTCCATCGCCAGCGAATTCGGTGCGCGCGGCATCACCGCCAATATGGTGGCGCCCGGCCATATCGATACGGTGCGCGGCACGTCCGCCGGCAAGCGCTCGACGTCGGGCGCCGGACGGCCGATCGAGCGTTTGGGAACGACCGGCGAAATCGCCGCCATGATCCGCCATCTGTGCCGCCCGGAAGGCGCGTATATCACCGCGCAATGCCTGCACGTCGACGGCGGCATTTACATGGGCGGTGCTTAG
- a CDS encoding RraA family protein, whose protein sequence is MTLGFRIKRNWERVSAGLTEQFKPLPVANVSDSMGRMDAGGPALRPYHRDGVMAGPAFTVRTRPGDNLLLHKALDAAAPGDIIVCDSGGDPTNSMIGEMMVTHAMVRGVAGFVINGSVRDRDELLEINLPIYALGATHRGPYKDGPGEIGFPISLSGMVINPGDLILGDGDGVLCVPREHAQSVLEAAKAKQKAEVAQLKQIKEGTVDRSWVDEALAAKGCEYVD, encoded by the coding sequence ATGACTTTAGGATTTCGCATCAAACGCAACTGGGAGCGGGTCTCCGCCGGTCTGACCGAACAGTTCAAACCGCTGCCCGTCGCCAACGTCAGCGATTCCATGGGACGGATGGATGCGGGCGGTCCGGCATTGCGTCCCTACCACCGTGACGGCGTGATGGCGGGCCCCGCCTTCACCGTACGCACCCGGCCGGGTGACAACCTTTTGCTGCACAAGGCCCTGGACGCCGCCGCACCGGGCGACATCATCGTCTGCGATTCCGGCGGCGATCCGACCAACTCGATGATCGGCGAGATGATGGTCACGCACGCAATGGTGCGCGGTGTCGCCGGCTTCGTCATCAACGGTTCGGTCCGCGATCGCGACGAGCTGTTGGAAATCAACCTGCCGATCTACGCGCTCGGCGCCACGCATCGCGGTCCGTACAAGGACGGTCCCGGCGAGATCGGCTTTCCGATTTCCTTATCCGGGATGGTCATCAATCCGGGGGATCTGATCCTCGGCGACGGCGACGGTGTTCTCTGCGTGCCCCGCGAACACGCGCAGAGCGTGCTGGAAGCGGCAAAGGCAAAACAGAAGGCGGAAGTCGCACAGCTCAAGCAGATCAAGGAAGGAACGGTCGACCGCAGTTGGGTCGACGAGGCTCTTGCCGCCAAAGGCTGCGAATATGTCGATTGA
- a CDS encoding DUF1932 domain-containing protein: MSGPKLGFIGFGEAGSNIAAGLLEQGLSDITAYALECRHVDGVTEYPDAAGAIAGRDIVFSAVTASVALEVAEMCVPLLAPGQIYIDINSVSPGTKKKIADVINGAGGRFVECSVMGSVPGPRHTVPMLLCGEAVPDVITQLIPFAMNMTDLGPDYGRAAATKMFRSVMIKGLEALLQECVLGADKYGAAEQVLESVGEGYPGIDWVELAHHMLGRTAVHGTRRAAEMDQVAETLRELGIEPMMASSAAKRIRWAADHGLKEKFGTEGPKSFHEVLAIIGKD; the protein is encoded by the coding sequence ATGAGCGGGCCGAAACTGGGCTTCATCGGTTTCGGTGAAGCGGGATCGAACATCGCCGCCGGGCTGCTCGAACAGGGCCTTTCCGATATCACCGCCTATGCGCTGGAATGCCGTCATGTCGACGGTGTCACGGAATATCCGGATGCGGCGGGCGCCATTGCCGGACGCGATATCGTGTTTTCCGCCGTCACCGCCTCGGTCGCGCTCGAGGTCGCGGAAATGTGCGTGCCGTTGCTCGCGCCCGGACAGATCTATATCGACATCAACTCGGTCTCGCCGGGCACCAAGAAAAAGATCGCCGACGTCATCAACGGCGCGGGCGGACGTTTCGTCGAATGCTCGGTCATGGGCTCGGTACCGGGACCGCGCCACACGGTGCCGATGCTGCTGTGCGGCGAAGCGGTGCCGGACGTGATCACGCAGCTCATCCCGTTCGCCATGAACATGACCGACCTCGGCCCCGACTACGGCCGCGCCGCGGCGACGAAAATGTTCAGATCGGTAATGATCAAGGGGCTCGAGGCGCTGTTGCAGGAATGCGTGCTGGGCGCCGACAAGTACGGCGCCGCCGAACAGGTGCTGGAGTCCGTCGGCGAAGGCTATCCCGGCATCGACTGGGTCGAGCTGGCGCACCACATGCTGGGCCGCACCGCCGTGCACGGTACGCGCCGCGCCGCCGAGATGGATCAGGTGGCGGAAACGCTCCGCGAACTGGGCATCGAGCCGATGATGGCGTCATCCGCCGCGAAGCGCATCCGCTGGGCCGCCGATCACGGCCTGAAGGAGAAATTCGGCACCGAAGGCCCGAAGAGCTTCCACGAGGTGCTGGCGATCATCGGCAAGGACTGA
- a CDS encoding rhodanese-like domain-containing protein produces the protein MTATNAKALTAEQVRTLILNRDETEVAVIDVRPGGTFGDAHLLWANSVPLTTLEIEILDRVPRLSTPVVLCGYDASDDGIVSRAAAKMTLMGYSDLSYLIDGVKGWEAAGFEVFSGVNVPSKAFGEFVEHTYDTPRIPATELKRMMDDGTDMVVLDSRPMSEYHAMNIPLGVDVPGAELALRVHDIAPDPETTVVVNCAGRTRSIIGCQSLRNAGIPNKVVALENGTMGWHLAGFDLEYGNTRKYGELTPDGLARAQACADHVRERFGVKIIDAVTLAEWQNDAGRTTYVLDVRDPEEFTAAHVPGSRPAPGGQLVQATDRYVGTLGARIVCVDDNAVRATMTASWLVQIGWDACVLEPGALDMSESGAHVPAMPDVPDVPVIDAVALAARMIQTHVVDLGNSLAHRNNHIPGSHFAIRANMPENLAPLSNDRPIALTSKDGIIAAFAAADLIAAGIEREVLVLQGGTDAWKAAGLPLTDGFENNLDESVDVWYRPYDMDDAQEGAMKQYLSWEVNLVAQIERDGTTDFKVFA, from the coding sequence ATGACTGCCACGAACGCCAAGGCGCTGACTGCCGAACAGGTCCGTACACTTATTCTGAACCGCGATGAAACCGAAGTTGCCGTGATCGATGTCCGCCCCGGCGGCACGTTCGGCGATGCTCATCTGTTGTGGGCCAATTCAGTGCCGCTAACAACGCTGGAGATCGAAATTCTCGACCGTGTGCCGCGTCTGAGTACCCCGGTCGTGCTGTGCGGCTATGATGCATCGGACGACGGCATCGTCTCGCGCGCAGCGGCGAAAATGACGCTCATGGGCTACAGCGATCTTTCGTATCTGATCGACGGTGTCAAAGGCTGGGAAGCGGCGGGGTTCGAAGTGTTTTCCGGTGTTAACGTCCCGTCCAAGGCGTTCGGCGAGTTTGTCGAGCACACCTATGACACACCGCGCATTCCGGCCACCGAACTGAAGCGCATGATGGACGATGGCACCGACATGGTGGTGCTCGATTCCCGCCCGATGAGCGAATACCACGCCATGAACATTCCGCTGGGCGTCGACGTGCCGGGCGCGGAACTTGCGCTTCGCGTGCACGATATCGCGCCGGACCCGGAAACCACTGTCGTCGTCAATTGCGCCGGGCGGACCCGCTCGATCATCGGCTGCCAGTCGCTCAGGAACGCCGGGATTCCGAACAAGGTCGTGGCGCTGGAAAACGGCACCATGGGCTGGCATCTGGCGGGTTTCGATCTGGAATACGGCAATACGCGCAAGTACGGCGAACTTACGCCGGATGGCTTGGCGCGTGCGCAGGCGTGCGCCGACCACGTGCGTGAACGCTTCGGCGTCAAGATAATCGACGCGGTGACGTTGGCGGAATGGCAGAACGATGCGGGCCGGACGACTTATGTTCTCGATGTCCGCGATCCGGAAGAATTTACAGCCGCGCATGTGCCGGGGTCGCGCCCGGCGCCGGGCGGGCAACTGGTGCAGGCAACGGACCGCTACGTCGGCACGTTGGGAGCGCGGATCGTCTGCGTCGATGACAACGCAGTGCGCGCCACCATGACCGCGTCGTGGCTGGTGCAGATCGGCTGGGACGCCTGCGTGCTGGAACCCGGCGCGCTGGATATGTCGGAAAGCGGGGCGCACGTCCCGGCGATGCCGGATGTGCCGGATGTGCCGGTGATCGATGCTGTGGCGCTCGCCGCGCGCATGATCCAGACGCATGTCGTCGATCTCGGCAATTCACTGGCGCACCGGAACAATCACATTCCGGGTTCGCACTTTGCGATCCGCGCCAACATGCCGGAAAATCTGGCTCCGCTCTCGAACGACCGGCCGATTGCGTTGACGTCGAAGGACGGAATCATCGCCGCCTTCGCCGCCGCCGACCTGATCGCCGCCGGCATCGAACGGGAGGTGTTGGTGCTGCAAGGCGGGACGGACGCCTGGAAGGCTGCCGGCCTGCCGCTGACGGACGGATTCGAGAACAATCTCGATGAAAGTGTCGACGTCTGGTATCGGCCCTACGACATGGACGATGCGCAGGAAGGGGCGATGAAGCAGTACCTGAGCTGGGAAGTGAACCTCGTCGCCCAGATCGAGCGCGACGGCACGACCGACTTCAAGGTGTTCGCGTAA
- a CDS encoding isocitrate/isopropylmalate dehydrogenase family protein — translation MKIMVLPGDGIGPEIMDATLKVVRALDDKYGLGFDLQTREIGLASLATRGSTLPDDVVEECKEADGTILGPVDSYAYPPRDQGGVNPSGTMRKELDLYANIRPSKTYQGVPSMAAHMDMVVVRENTEGFYADRNMFLGSGEFMPTEDVALSVRKITRQGSRRIAKQAFEMAARRRKKVTVVHKANVLKVTDGLFLHEVMAEAEAWPDIEVEELIIDAATAHLIRRPADFDVLVTTNMYGDILSDECAELCGGLGLGGSINAGDNVAIAQAAHGSAPDIAGQGKANPSALMVSVAMLMDWMGSRTNANNLIEAAAAFQGAVEATLADETAHTPDLGGKGSTSSFGDAVAAKVGE, via the coding sequence ATGAAGATCATGGTTCTGCCGGGCGACGGCATCGGTCCGGAAATTATGGATGCGACGCTGAAGGTTGTGCGCGCGCTCGACGATAAATACGGCCTCGGCTTCGACCTGCAGACCCGCGAAATCGGCCTGGCGTCGCTGGCGACGCGCGGCTCCACGCTGCCCGACGACGTGGTCGAGGAATGCAAGGAAGCCGACGGCACGATCCTCGGCCCCGTTGACAGCTATGCCTATCCGCCGCGCGACCAGGGCGGCGTCAATCCGTCCGGGACCATGCGCAAGGAGCTCGATCTGTACGCCAACATCCGTCCGTCGAAAACGTATCAAGGCGTGCCGTCGATGGCGGCGCACATGGACATGGTCGTGGTGCGTGAAAACACCGAAGGCTTTTATGCCGACCGCAACATGTTCTTAGGGAGCGGCGAGTTCATGCCGACCGAAGACGTGGCGCTTTCGGTCCGCAAGATCACCCGGCAGGGATCGCGTCGCATCGCCAAGCAGGCGTTTGAGATGGCGGCGCGGCGCCGCAAGAAGGTGACGGTGGTGCACAAGGCAAACGTGCTCAAGGTGACGGACGGGCTGTTCCTGCACGAGGTCATGGCCGAAGCCGAAGCCTGGCCCGATATCGAGGTCGAGGAACTGATCATCGACGCCGCGACGGCGCACCTGATCCGCCGCCCGGCCGACTTCGACGTGCTGGTGACGACCAACATGTACGGCGATATCCTGTCCGACGAATGCGCGGAACTTTGCGGCGGTCTCGGCCTCGGCGGCTCGATCAATGCCGGTGACAACGTGGCGATCGCGCAGGCCGCACACGGCTCGGCGCCCGATATCGCCGGGCAGGGCAAGGCCAACCCGTCGGCACTGATGGTCTCGGTTGCCATGCTCATGGACTGGATGGGCAGCCGCACCAATGCCAACAATCTGATCGAAGCGGCGGCGGCGTTTCAGGGCGCGGTCGAAGCAACCCTTGCCGACGAAACGGCGCACACACCGGACCTCGGCGGTAAGGGTTCGACGTCGTCGTTCGGCGATGCGGTGGCGGCGAAGGTCGGGGAGTAA
- a CDS encoding enoyl-CoA hydratase, translating into MPDAGNDAPVKRLIVEKDGAIGRVKMDNQTRRNAMTLGMWQDLGKAIEDFAADDNIRVVIVSGEGGKAFCAGADISEFEKNRSSEESVKIYNEAVERSSDLLRTIDKPTIAAIEGFCVGGGVGIATCCDMRIATDDSIIAIPAAKLGLGYRVDGLKPLVDIIGPSYSMELFYTARKFTADEAERMNYFNRVIPRGEFDAYIADYAATIAGNAPLTIKAVKVVVKECLKDDSDRDHALCASIVDDCFKSEDYIEGRRAFMEKRKAEFKGR; encoded by the coding sequence ATGCCGGATGCCGGTAACGATGCCCCCGTGAAACGCCTGATCGTCGAAAAGGACGGCGCCATCGGCCGCGTCAAGATGGACAACCAGACGCGCCGCAACGCCATGACGCTCGGCATGTGGCAGGATCTCGGCAAAGCCATCGAGGACTTCGCCGCTGACGACAACATCCGCGTCGTCATCGTCTCGGGCGAAGGCGGCAAGGCGTTCTGCGCCGGGGCCGATATTTCCGAGTTCGAGAAGAACCGCTCGTCCGAGGAAAGCGTGAAAATCTATAACGAGGCGGTCGAGCGCTCGTCCGACCTGCTGCGCACCATCGACAAGCCGACCATCGCCGCCATCGAAGGCTTCTGCGTCGGCGGCGGCGTCGGCATTGCGACGTGTTGCGACATGCGTATCGCCACCGACGACTCGATCATCGCCATTCCCGCCGCCAAGCTGGGTCTCGGCTACCGGGTCGACGGCCTGAAGCCGCTGGTCGACATCATCGGCCCGAGCTATTCGATGGAGTTGTTCTATACAGCGCGCAAATTCACCGCCGACGAAGCCGAGCGTATGAACTACTTCAACCGGGTCATCCCGCGCGGCGAATTCGATGCCTATATCGCCGATTATGCCGCCACCATCGCCGGCAACGCGCCGCTGACGATCAAGGCGGTCAAGGTTGTGGTCAAGGAATGCCTGAAGGACGACTCGGACCGCGATCACGCGCTTTGCGCATCCATCGTCGACGACTGCTTCAAGTCCGAGGACTATATCGAAGGCCGGCGCGCGTTCATGGAAAAGCGCAAAGCCGAATTCAAGGGCCGGTAA
- a CDS encoding MmgE/PrpD family protein produces MGDVVLTPFAKFCADARTRDFDDAVWHAAKRCVLDYFGATLPGGAVAPASLLKVAFADMLGRGGARLYPGGEVTDARTAALINGAASHTVEFDDIYRDGIYHPGVPVISAALAIAEARGVSGETLLRGVIAGYEVSNRIAETVNPAHYAFWHTTGTVGTFGAAAAACTILGLDDEQSLNALANAGTLAAGLQQAFRGDGMSKPMHGGHAADTGIMCALSAGAGVTGIQDMLEGERGFGNAMCAGVDWSKAAATLGDDFTILRMTVKNHAACGHGHAAIDGALQLQKDHGFTPEDVQRIDAGTYGPAVEIVGAQETTSAFEAKFSLPYCTAVALYDGSCRMKAFTDERRADPKLHELAKKVFVSKDDDCDAAFPKRRSARVKITLTDGSVHEFYAPTRKGDPDSPLSDAELSEKYRELAEPEIGAERTAALEAAVWSLEKLASVSDLYPAGRAAAE; encoded by the coding sequence ATGGGAGACGTCGTCCTTACCCCGTTCGCCAAATTCTGCGCCGATGCCCGGACGCGCGATTTCGACGATGCGGTGTGGCACGCGGCCAAGCGCTGCGTGCTGGACTATTTCGGTGCGACCCTGCCCGGCGGCGCGGTGGCGCCGGCCAGCCTGCTGAAGGTCGCCTTCGCCGACATGCTGGGGCGCGGCGGGGCCAGGCTGTATCCCGGCGGCGAGGTGACCGATGCCCGGACGGCGGCGCTGATCAACGGCGCCGCCAGCCACACCGTCGAATTCGACGACATCTACCGTGACGGCATCTATCATCCCGGCGTGCCGGTGATCTCCGCCGCGCTGGCCATCGCCGAAGCAAGAGGGGTGTCGGGCGAGACGCTGCTGCGCGGCGTGATCGCGGGTTACGAGGTGTCTAACCGCATCGCCGAGACCGTCAATCCGGCGCACTATGCGTTCTGGCACACGACGGGCACCGTCGGCACCTTCGGCGCGGCGGCGGCGGCGTGCACGATCCTGGGCCTTGACGACGAACAATCGCTGAATGCGCTGGCCAATGCGGGGACGCTGGCGGCCGGACTGCAACAGGCGTTCCGCGGCGACGGCATGTCGAAGCCGATGCACGGCGGGCATGCGGCCGACACCGGCATCATGTGCGCACTTTCCGCCGGTGCCGGCGTGACCGGTATTCAGGACATGCTCGAAGGCGAACGCGGCTTCGGCAACGCCATGTGCGCAGGCGTCGACTGGTCGAAAGCGGCGGCAACGCTGGGCGACGACTTCACGATCCTGCGCATGACCGTCAAGAACCACGCCGCATGCGGACACGGCCACGCCGCCATCGATGGCGCGCTGCAACTGCAGAAAGATCACGGCTTCACCCCCGAGGACGTCCAGCGCATCGATGCCGGCACCTACGGCCCGGCGGTGGAGATCGTCGGGGCGCAGGAAACCACCTCGGCGTTCGAGGCCAAGTTCAGCCTGCCCTATTGCACCGCCGTCGCACTGTATGACGGCAGTTGCCGGATGAAGGCCTTCACCGACGAGCGCCGTGCCGATCCGAAGCTCCATGAACTCGCGAAAAAAGTGTTCGTGAGCAAGGACGACGACTGCGACGCCGCGTTCCCGAAACGCCGCTCGGCCAGGGTCAAGATCACGCTGACCGACGGCAGCGTGCATGAATTCTATGCGCCGACGCGCAAGGGCGACCCCGACTCTCCGCTGAGCGACGCCGAACTGTCGGAAAAATACCGCGAGCTGGCGGAACCGGAAATCGGCGCCGAACGCACGGCGGCACTCGAAGCCGCGGTCTGGTCGCTGGAAAAGCTGGCGAGTGTCAGTGATCTGTATCCGGCCGGACGGGCGGCTGCGGAATGA